The Tripterygium wilfordii isolate XIE 37 chromosome 23, ASM1340144v1, whole genome shotgun sequence genomic sequence CAAGGCTGATCTACTCATCAGTGAAAATCGATTGAGCTATGTGAAGTCGTGGATGACATTATCTTCTTGAGTAAATCAAAGTAAGATTCGAACTTCGTAGTTATATGATCATACCCCCTCATATGTAAACTTCGTTTGATCATTTTTTTAACAGACAGGGGTAAAGTTTTTATTGTCAtagctttttatttttggttcaatttgtatttgtattgggAATACACATCATCTAATGTAGGTTGTCAAGAAGCTCTGTGAtgctcatgttttttttttttttgtcatattgcgacattgatattcatttggtGAATAATGTGAAAAATGGTAGTCAGGATGTTTTTTATTAGTTCTGAGAGCTGCACATAATTTGTCTTCAAATAGGAGCTGAAATAGGGAGGGCGTTGGATCCTCGGAGTTGATTCTAGCAAGCCTTCAATCTTCTTCTGGCATTCGGCATTGCCTATGGTTCGTTTGATGTTCACTCTAGTAAGCCTTCTATCTACTGGCATTCTGCATTGCATATGGTTCATTTGATGTTCACTCTAGTAAGCCTCCTATCCGATGGCATTTGGCATCGCTTTTGGTTCATTTGATGGTCATGGGGGTGTGCCAGTCGCCAGATAAGTTAGTAAAGttggtttttgatatttttaattgtaatgcCAATGACTAATCTTAGTTTCAGTTGCGTTTTTATATTCTGTAGACTCGGTGTCCATTTGGGATGAAGATGTGAGAGATTGTTTCTACAATTCATAATACCATTGTTTATTAGGCTGTGCATTTAAGCGATTTAGTTTTTAGTTGCCTAACTTGGTATTGCTGTCTGCCGTTAGCCGGTTACACAATTGATCCAATACACACTGATCCAAAGATAATTTCAATACTTTTTTATTGATTGTGTTAATGCAATTACTGTTAAATGAATTTCAAATTACTCTTTTGAGTGTTTTGTGATAAAGTAATGAGAAACACGTTTACTAATACAATTTATGCTTAAAACTTATTATCCTATACCCACTGCCAACCACATAAAAACGCGGAAAATGAGTTTCGGCATTTCCACATGATCTGTACCATTGAATGCATTGGGGGTTGCATTGGATGGTTTTAGCTAAGCATTTTCTTCGGACAAATATAGAACCAAAATGAATCGTTTTATGTCTATTACCAGCTCTAACTAGGGGTGGAAGTTCGGTTTAACGGTTCGGTTTGGAACCGGAAACCACGAAACCGAATATTTTCggtttgttgtttttataaaCCGGACCAAACCGTTTAATATGTACAAACCGTtttaaaccgaaccgaaaatttcggtttggttttcgATTTTACCGGTTTAAACCggataattatttgtatatatgaattTCTTATCTCTGAACCTGTAAACCTACATTATGTATTTGTTTCAATTGCAAATTGCATTCTGTGGAAACTAGAAATCAACATGTTCAAATGCAAATTGGTAAATCACAATTCTCAAACATACATTCTTGAAGTTCCACTAATCCTTCACTCATTGAGTCCTTGGCAATTAAAAACATtaatttgtatatattgttttatttatataaaactataaaaatattattaaacataaattactattcggttttcggtttgaaACCGAATTATAATTGTTGAGACCGGACCGTAAACCGAAAACCAAATAACCTGCATTTTCTAACCCGAAATCGGACCGTAAACCGAAAAACCGgaccaaatgatttttttcgGTTTGATTTACGGTTTGAATtacggtttggtttggttttttacaCCCCTAGCTCTAACCCAGGGATGAGGTGAGACCGATTATTCTGATATATGGGAGTAAATTAATGAGCTCTGAAGAGTCATCTATCCGACACAATACTCTTGTCGATCTATAAACAAGAAGTCGATCTACGCCAGAGAAGAAGCCGTGATTACGGGCTGTGCAAGACCATGTAACCGATGACTGCTGTGATGGGGACCCCGCAGATGGCCATTCTTGCTGTACACTTTTTCAAGTTTCTAAACCGTTACAGAACCCAGGTGGCCCACATTAACATCTTCTCCAACGGCTAGTTCTCTTTCCCACCTCTATAAATACAACTAAAGCCCTCAGACTCAGTCATCACTTGACCCCCCAAATTTCACCTGCGtcacccttctctctctctctctctctctctctctctctctctctctctctctagtcttTCTGTGCTAGTGAAGCATCGTCCATGGCTGATCTTGTAACTTTCCAATATTCTCTTTTGCTAATGTTTCTACTCTTCAGCTTCTCTCAAGCCAAAGAGATTTTGATTGGTGGCAGCAAAGATGCTTGGAAGGTCCCATCATCTCAATCAGAGTCTCTCAATGAATGGGCTGAAAAATCCAGATTTCGCATTGGTGACTCTCTTGGTAATCTCTTGCAccctttttaattttctgctcTTCTGGGTTTCAATCAATTCTATTCTTCTCCACTTCTCTAACACCCGTTTCATGGTTTCCCGGTTAATTCTCAGTTTGGCAGTACGAGAGTGGTAAGGACTCAGTTCTACAAGTGACCAGGGATGCTTACCTTAGCTGCAATACCTCAAGTCCAATTGAAGAGTACAAGGATGAGAACACCAAGGTGACACTTGATCGATCTGGGCCATTCTACTTCATCAGTGGAACCAATGGCCACTGTGAGAAGGGCCAGAAGATGATTGTGGTGGTTCTGTCTCCAAGGCACAGGTACACCGGTATCTCTCCTGCACCTTCTCCGGCAGAGTCTGAGGGTCCAGCCGTAGCTCCGACAAGCAGTGCAACAAGCTTGAAGAGTGGCTTCATGGTGGTGCTGGGCATTCTGCTTTTGGGGTTGTTTTGAGGAGATATGGCTTATTCATTCGGGGTCTTTTGTGGGGGAATTATTTCATTCTTTTTATGTGGTTCATATTATGATAACACAATAATAGTGTATAATACATTGGTTTATTCATAAGCGTGTGCAAAAACAAAGTACcgcaaaaaaagttaaaaggggaaagggaaaagaagaataaaagtaCGGAATAGAAATAAATACGTTTTTTGGACAAAGCTGATCAATCATGATGAAGCTCATTTGAATCCATCAAGGCCTGGTGGCATTCCTAAACTTTGGGCAAGATCGCTCATTCTCTCTTTCATAGCCTGTAAGAAACAATTTACATTGTGTTAAATACCGAGTGCGCGCATACAGAGGTGGTGGAGGCTAGTAGCAATGTCTCTCACCTGGACACTCTTTTGGTGTGCATCCTTGTAGGCCTCTGTGACAAGAAGTGAAAGTTTCTGGAGAATAGAGAAACATTTATAAGACTCAAGTTCTCGCATGTTAGAAAACTTAGCAGTGGAATAGAGTAAAAGTTGCTCACTTCAGGTCCTAGTTCCATTGCAGCCTCAGTGATCTCAATGCGCACAGGTTGCTGGTTCCCAGAAAGTGTTGCCTAGGAATAGAAATGCTAATAATtatcacaaaaacgtgtaaaacaATGTATACAAATTTCTCATATATCTGAGCTTTGTGCAGCTTGGCTTGTTAATTCTCGTTAAAacaaggtaacaaattaatacCTTAATTAGTTCACCTTCACAGTAGCCATCAAATTCTGCCCTGAAAATTAAAAGGATGGCAATGTTTTAATTTCATCTGAAGGGggaatatatatacattgacAAAACTGAAAGAGATGTATGAAAAACGTACACAGCAAGTTCTTTCTGCACACGAACTGCCTCTACTTGCACTACCATTTGTGCTTTCTTAACAGTTTCATACAAGTTTTGCATATTACCCATAATTCCTGCCTAAATTCAAGTAACATTAGGTGAcagcaaagcaaaaaaaaaatgaggataACTTTTGGATGAATGACAGATCAACTTCTTTTGAGTGTAAGAAGTAAAGATACTTAAAAGATAATAGAAGGCAAACAATTTTGCATCCAAAACTAACAGTAACGAGGCTCCATGAGTCCATGCCACATACTTCATATTGATAACCACAGGATGGATTTCATGGCAAGACAATAAAAAATGTTCTCTTGAAAAAGAACTTGacaatataaataaaacatattATGGCATTTACAACATTTATATTCCTTCTTTTGACACAAAATTGTTGGATGGGGACAACAGGAAACTCTGTAATTTATACATactaaaaaacagagagaagaagaaacaactaAAAAATCTTAAGAAAGAGCAACAGGAACGTGCAAATAATTATTTCACTTTATTCCTGTGACATTCTTCTAGGATCTAAATACACACTAAAAAAGTAAACATTTCTTTCTTTGAACCATGAAGTTGGTTTCTCCAACATGATACTTAgccaataaaaaaacaaagggaTACAAGATTAACCGAACCTTTGATGGTGTCTCATCACTGTTATCCTTTTTCCCAAATAATGCATATAAATGAAGACGTCTTGGGTTCTTCCCATTCTTACTACCAGATGACATTGGTGAGGCAACTGGAATTGCATAAGAGTTTAGTTTACTTGAATGCCGCACAAACAACGTAAATGTTATTTGTCAAGGAAAACCatgaaaatacatcaaaaacaaaaatcatcacAAACGAGCATTAATAATAAAGCAATATCAGGTACAGGAGAAAACTGCagttggttgaaaatttatctataGTTGGAAAACAAGTTGAGGAggaaagaagaagcaaaatGAACAAGCATTTTCCCATATCAACTTCACCCAAGAATAACCGAACATCATTCAAATAAGGATGATGAACTAATGATTGACAAGATAAATCAACCAGTAAACATTAGTCAGTTTTGGATTTCAAATTTATTCATGCTTGCATTTCTTACTAGCAGTGCTACACCAggccacacacacacaaacctATGAATGCAAGGTTATAGCACAAGCCACAGATACATGGTCATAGTCTCATAGATATTAGAAATATGTCCATAAATTTACAAGACAAAATAAACAAGTAACAAGGCATAGGAAGTTCCTTTTTCATATAGACTGTAGCCTACCTGTCCAATATGTATACTACTACAACATTTAGTTTCATGAAATTAtcaaccttttcttttcctatgtACATATATTATCTTCCTAATGGCAACATTCGCCAGTAATTGCGAAACCTATGACATATTTAATGGTATTACGTCTCCATGAACGTACAATAAAGAAAATACtcttccaaaagcaaaactacaaACAGGAAGCATATTTCAATAGTTACAATCTCTATAATTCTCTAGTTCTATCCTATGAGCAAAACAAAAGCCTGATAGGAACAGATGAACTCCACAAGTTTTAGGGCATGGGCATTTATTAGAGATACTATAGTCGAAGTGTTTGGAAAGCAAAACCAACGTACAGCATATTAGAGCAAGACGAGTAAATCCTATCAATATTGATAAAATCTGCAAATGAATGCCATCTTTGGAGACAATGACGTTGTATTGACAAATATCCAAAACAGTGGCCCCTCTCTCACACCCACATCTACAGATTTATATATAATGACTTGCTAGAGACAGAGATACACATTTATAATATAAAGAATACGAGGAGTAccttcaataaaaaataaaacataaattagaTATCTTTTCTATTTCAAGCATGAAAATGATTTAGTCTACATCTTAAGATGAATAGGCCAAACAAGATAGTCCAATTCCTTGTTCACCTCATGTGAAAACAAATATGCATTCCATACTTCACTTGGCTCCAAATGAacacaacaaataaaaaacCACACATATCCAGTGCCAACATGTTCCATAACAATTCACGTGGATGAGTAACAAAACACTATTTCTCACTTGTGTCAGGGCCATATAGTTAAAATCCTTACTGCACAAGTCTAGAATAGCATGTCTCGACCAAACCCTATGCACAGCTGAGCTTCATTGCATAATTTTATTGAATATCAATGACTTAATTCACCATCATTAAAGTTCCAAGACCAAATTGAATACCGCAGCTGAGTTCAAAATCAACAATGCAAAACATATTTCCAATTTTTCCTTCGGGAAAAAAAGAGCATCCTTACTGAATTTAAAACTAAAATTCGGTATTCAGTTCACCTCGTTATAGCAAATGTATCAGAAACTCCATAAGAAAGACGACAACTCATGAATTCAAATTTGGCCATAGAATACAATTTCCAAAGAATCCAGACCACGTACACATTAATTTATGAGATCTCttttttccaaagaaaaaaaaaagaactctcACGGTTCACAATCAAAAGCAAGGTGCGTAGCGCGATAGAGATATATAGGCTTACAGAAGGAGAGAGACGAAGAGCAGGAAGAGCTGGGGCTTCTGTGGTGCATGTGCGAGAGATATGGAGTCAAAGCACCACCGCTGGTAGTAGAGGCCATTTCCAAGGATTCGAGCCCGGCAAGCTGAGACAGGAAGAAAAGaggataaacaaaaaaaagttttatctGTAGTTCTCCTCTCTCGACTCTCGCTCACTCGATCTTTGCAAGTTCATTTATATTCCGGCCGGACCGCTCATGGTTCTCcggttttcctttttatttattttgttctttaaaaaaaatcagtgtAATTTTCCAATTCCATGGTACTTTGCAGTTTGCAATTGCATAGTGTATATCCGAATAGCATTGCTCAGACCGTGGGCATATGAAGGAACTTCCTGGCAATATGGACTTTGCCACTTTGGGCGTTTGTTGAGTAAATAGCCTTGGTCATATGTTTATTGGGCTCAACTAAGGCTCTCTTATGGGCCTTGTTGAAGTAGATATCATAAGTCGTGTGTTTATTGGACTTGACAGAGGTTCTCTGTGGCCTTTTTTTGATAAACGTGTGGGCCTTGTTTAGTTGTTGAAGTAGATAGCCTAGGCTGTGACCTTGACAAAGGCTCTCGTAGGTTTTATTAAAATAGATAGCCTAGACTGTAGACCTATTAGGCTCTATTGAGACTCTCGTGGACCTTGTTTGAGAAGACATTATGTTAGGCCAATTTTTTTCTCATACACATACGCGAATAACAGAGTATAAATTAGCATAAAACTAAAAGTATCCCAAAATTGAGAATGGCAACTCCCAAGTAGAGATGTCATACAGGCCCGTTGGGCCGGAACAACCAGTTTTAAAGCCGTGCTAGGCCCTGCTCAGCACCTCTTAGCGGGTTGGGTAGAGATTTCCGTCCAGGCCTCGGGTCACTAGAGGGCTGAGCGTTATTTTCGTATATGCGCCCATTCTTTCCAATGAAATCTTCTAGGTTAGCATTTTTATACTACCCGTCCCCCTTTCTGTCTTCAACATCATTCTCATGAAATCTATCGCACATCCCGACTCAGTACAGTCTACAAGCAAAAAGTGAACCAAGTCTCGCCGCAATACAGAATTActccatcaaaatagacagatAACAGTTATAATACAGATTGACTGACCATGACCAAAAAACATAGAATACATATCCTCACGGATCacgattcaaaaaaaaaaaaaaaaaaaaagaggctaaTAAGATTTTTCAGATTCACAAGATATCAGCAAACAATACAAAAGTAGTAATTCCTTCGCAGTTCCATCCGGAATCTCTCCACGAAGGCTATGTTGCCCCTCCCCTCAATGcaatatttttgttgatgtgatggTGAAATCTCCAACTCACTGAAAGCAGATTAAACTAAAGCACATCTGGTGTGAGAAGCCTGCAATGATAGTGCAAAAACATCTTGTAATCAAAAGAACTGAGGAACAAGAAAGGAAGTGAATCATATTGCAATGCTtgtaaacatatatgataaacAAGGATCATTTTTCAATGAGTCTGTGAGCCAAGTTTtgcttccttttatttttttactaatCCATGACCGATGGAAAAGAAGCCTTCATAGTGGAATTCTTCCTAAATGGCCCACTTAATTCGACAGATTTCCATTAACACAGGTCAGAAGTTATAATCTTCCAGCTGAACTTCATGATTACccaatatattaaaatattccATCAACCATTCCCATCAACAGACAATCTCAAGAAATTGAATATATGAATAAGCTTCAGAGAGTTCTAAGGCCTTCTATATCCAATAACAAGGCTCTCAGATAGCTGTACAGCTGTATACACACAGGAAACTGCTTGACATTGATGTATAGAGTAGACATAGTGTTCCTACTGGCAATATATGAATTATGTATGCCTCGCGGCACCAACCATTCATTCTCTTCATAAGAATGATTTCTCTTATAACTACAATGAGAGCATGAGTAGCTTATATGAGATCAGGAAGATCACATCATTATACCTAATCAAGATAATCCACCATGGATGTACAATGTTCTTGATATATTTTAGAAACATGAAGGTAGCCACCAATACTAATAAATTGAGAAAATAGAAAGCAAGGTAACCTTAAAACATATGTGGAAGAATTTGCAGCTACCTGGACCAATA encodes the following:
- the LOC119992571 gene encoding nucleoid-associated protein At4g30620, chloroplastic-like isoform X1, coding for MASTTSGGALTPYLSHMHHRSPSSSCSSSLSFFASPMSSGSKNGKNPRRLHLYALFGKKDNSDETPSKAGIMGNMQNLYETVKKAQMVVQVEAVRVQKELAVAEFDGYCEGELIKATLSGNQQPVRIEITEAAMELGPEVSNFYSIPLLSFLTCENLSLINVSLFSRNFHFLSQRPTRMHTKRVSRL
- the LOC119992572 gene encoding early nodulin-like protein 1 isoform X2 encodes the protein MADLVTFQYSLLLMFLLFSFSQAKEILIGGSKDAWKVPSSQSESLNEWAEKSRFRIVWQYESGKDSVLQVTRDAYLSCNTSSPIEEYKDENTKVTLDRSGPFYFISGTNGHCEKGQKMIVVVLSPRHRYTGISPAPSPAESEGPAVAPTSSATSLKSGFMVVLGILLLGLF
- the LOC119992571 gene encoding nucleoid-associated protein At4g30620, chloroplastic-like isoform X2: MASTTSGGALTPYLSHMHHRSPSSSCSSSLSFFASPMSSGSKNGKNPRRLHLYALFGKKDNSDETPSKAGIMGNMQNLYETVKKAQMVVQVEAVRVQKELAVAEFDGYCEGELIKATLSGNQQPVRIEITEAAMELGPEKLSLLVTEAYKDAHQKSVQAMKERMSDLAQSLGMPPGLDGFK
- the LOC119992572 gene encoding early nodulin-like protein 1 isoform X1, whose protein sequence is MADLVTFQYSLLLMFLLFSFSQAKEILIGGSKDAWKVPSSQSESLNEWAEKSRFRIGDSLVWQYESGKDSVLQVTRDAYLSCNTSSPIEEYKDENTKVTLDRSGPFYFISGTNGHCEKGQKMIVVVLSPRHRYTGISPAPSPAESEGPAVAPTSSATSLKSGFMVVLGILLLGLF